Proteins from a genomic interval of Corythoichthys intestinalis isolate RoL2023-P3 chromosome 3, ASM3026506v1, whole genome shotgun sequence:
- the lnpep gene encoding leucyl-cystinyl aminopeptidase, with amino-acid sequence MDPFDYNSTERASLPRNMIENSMFEEEPDIVDLARDSTAYPTFPALDPDEAVYEPRSSRLLVRGLGENDADDDEEDCESSARLLGMSFMNRSANQRSNPSPYIRQTPPRSCSAPSARTMVVCVLFLAIVASTTMVLYFLPGCNFTKRGCPEQQNNTSNSTDGELFPWAQYQLPRSVRPLSYDLTLSPDFSTMEFSGYTVINMIVLHNTKRIVLHSANLNITKATFKLGDEAKTDVTLLENKTREQIAVKFPEELKAGQHCVLTLNYTARLSHTYDGFYNSSYIDHSGKKRVLAASQFEPLYARKAFPCFDEPSFKATFLVKINRKPEYMTISNMPKAKSTHIADGLVQDEFAKTSVNMSTYLVAFVVGNFIPANRTISDTLVSVYSVPDKKEQTGFALDTVSKLLEFYNDFFEINYPLPKLDLVAIPDFLAGAMENWGLITFRETNLLVGRNSSLMEKQLVASVIAHELAHQWFGNLVTMSWWSDLWLNEGFATYMQFTSLQTVLPQLDMGNFFLDVRFRALDKDALNSSHPISTEVNSPEQVHEMFDSVSYLKGASILLMLNASLPGDQQFRKGIIQYLKQFAGLNTDTDDLWNSLTEVKVSNQHLNVSEMMRSWTSQKGFPLVTVSRKGDEVTLKQEIFLLTSENTKHTSSLWNNPVMYVNDSCSLTPECRQLFILKTKTETFKVPETVKWLKLNYKNTGFYIVDYGDKGWDALTSAMSDNFQVLTQEDRASLIHNIFALSKLGRVSFHQVISLLNYMPKETEMNPVIEAMLQLKEIYQMLQKRYERGPVIRIRSYILNLFGVLMDKQTWTEEESVSKQKMRSVLLEMACELEQEKCTQQAKAMFKKYIESNGTFHIPADLQRVVFSVAAQSDEDWESLFTMYQYATYDSEKQKMLQGLASTQDTQKIAWLLKEGLNGNLIKVQNLEMLIHTICQSYVGNLLAWDFVQQNWNQLVEIFSIGSFTIQKILKSLTSQFSTQSHLNQVQWFFLSLKERGSQMRSVQAALETIRLNQRWMERNLPSLREWP; translated from the exons ACCTTTCCGGCTCTTGACCCAGATGAAGCCGTGTACGAGCCTCGCAGCTCTCGGCTATTGGTCCGAGGGCTAGGAGAGAATGATGCAGATGATGATGAAGAGGACTGTGAATCTTCAGCCAGACTTCTGGGCATGTCCTTCATGAACCGCAGTGCCAACCAGAGATCAAACCCCTCTCCCTACATCAGACAAACTCCACCTAG ATCATGTTCAGCACCCTCAGCTCGCACCATGGTTGTTTGTGTGCTATTTCTAGCCATAGTGGCCTCCACGACTATGGTTTTGTACTTTTTGCCCGGTTGCAACTTTACAAAG AGGGGATGCCCTGAACAACAAAACAATACGTCAAACAGCACTGATGGTGAACTTTTCCCTTGGGCACAATATCAGCTCCCCCGTAGTGTACGTCCTCTCAGCTATGACCTCACATTGAGTCCTGACTTCAGCACCATGGAGTTTAGTGGCTACACTGTTATCAACATGATTGTACTTCACAACACCAAGCGGATTGTCCTGCACAGTGCTAATCTCAACATTACCAAAGCTACATTCAAG CTTGGTGATGAGGCGAAAACTGATGTCACCCTACTGGAGAATAAGACAAGGGAGCAGATAGCTGTTAAATTCCCTGAAGAGCTGAAGGCAGGCCAGCATTGTGTGCTGACTCTGAATTACACAGCCAGGCTATCTCACACCTATGATGGTTTCTACAATAGTTCCTACATAGATCATTCTGGAAAGAAAAG GGTCCTAGCTGCTTCCCAGTTTGAGCCACTGTATGCTCGAAAAGCCTTCCCGTGCTTTGATGAACCATCATTTAAAGCCACTTTTTTggttaaaattaacaggaaaccaGAATACATGACCATCTCCAACATGCCTAAG GCAAAGAGCACGCACATCGCCGATGGCCTTGTGCAGGATGAGTTTGCTAAGACCAGTGTCAACATGAGCACTTACTTGGTGGCATTCGTCGTAGGTAACTTCATCCCTGCCAACAGAACCATCTCTGACACTTTG GTTTCTGTGTACAGTGTACCAGACAAGAAAGAGCAAACTGGTTTTGCTCTAGACACGGTATCCAAACTGCTGGAGTTTTACAATGACTTCTTTGAAATTAACTATCCGCTTCCGAAACTAG ACTTGGTTGCTATTCCAGACTTCCTGGCGGGAGCCATGGAGAACTGGGGTCTGATCACCTTCAGAGAAACCAACCTGCTGGTGGGCAGGAACTCCTCTCTTATGGAAAAACAATTAGTTGCATCTGTTATTGCACATGAGCTCGCACACCAG TGGTTTGGAAATTTGGTCACAATGAGCTGGTGGAGTGACCTGTGGCTCAACGAAGGCTTTGCCACTTACATGCAGTTCACCTCACTGCAGACAGTACTGCCACAGCTCGACATG ggcaacttttttttagatgttcgaTTCAGAGCTTTGGACAAAGATGCACTCAACTCTTCCCATCCCATATCTACAGAAGTAAATTCACCTGAGCAGGTGCATGAGATGTTTGACTCTGTATCTTATCTTAAG GGGGCTTCCATTCTTCTGATGTTGAATGCCTCTTTGCCTGGTGACCAGCAGTTTAGAAAAGGTATCATTCAGTATCTAAAACAGTTTGCTGGCTTAAACACAGACACCGACGATCTTTGGAATAGTCTTACAGAG GTAAAGGTCTCAAATCAGCATCTAAATGTGTCAGAGATGATGAGGTCATGGACATCCCAGAAAGGCTTTCCGCTGGTTACGGTATCCCGTAAGGGGGACGAAGTGACCTTAAAGCAGGAGATTTTCCTACTTACATCAGAAAACACCAAGCATACCTCCAG CTTGTGGAATAATCCGGTGATGTATGTGAATGACAGCTGTAGTTTGACCCCTGAGTGCAGACAGTTGTTCATCCTGAAGACCAAAACAG AGACATTTAAGGTTCCAGAAACTGTAAAATGGCTTAAGTTGAATTACAAGAACACAGGCTTCTACATTGTTGACTACGGGGACAAAGGCTGGGATGCTCTGACGAGCGCAATGTCTGACAACTTCCAAGTTCTTACACAGGAAGACCGTGCCTCGCTGATACACAACATCTTCGCTCTCTCCAA ATTGGGACGCGTGTCCTTCCACCAAGTCATTAGTCTCCTAAATTACATGCCTAAAGAGACTGAGATGAATCCTGTGATAGAGGCCATGCTGCAGCTAAAGGAAATCTACCAGATGCTGCAAAAACGATACGAGAGGGGCCCTGTCATCCGTATAAGG TCATATATTCTGAATCTCTTTGGTGTGCTGATGGATAAGCAGACATGGACAGAAGAAGAAAGTGTGTCCAAACAGAAAATGCGATCGGTGCTGTTAGAGATGGCTTGTGAGCTGGAGCAAGAAAAATGCACCCAGCAAGCAAAAGCCATGTTTAAGAAGTATATTGAATCCAACGGAACCTTCCA tattcCAGCCGATCTGCAGCGTGTTGTATTCAGTGTGGCAGCTCAGTCGGATGAagactgggaaagtttgttcacCATGTATCAATATGCCACTTATGACTCAGAGAAGCAAAAGATGCTACAAGGATTAGCATCCACACaagacacacaaaaaattgCGTG GCTTCTCAAGGAAGGTTTGAATGGTAATCTCATCAAGGtacagaaccttgaaatgctcaTCCATACGATCTGCCAAAGTTATGTTGGAAACCTTCTTGCTTGGGACTTCGTTCAACAGAACTGGAACCAGCTCGTAGAAAT ATTCTCCATCGGTTCCTTTACAATCCAAAAAATCCTCAAGTCGCTCACCTCACAGTTTTCCACGCAGTCCCATCTTAATCAG GTGCAGTGGTTCTTCTTGAGTCTGAAGGAGCGCGGTTCTCAGATGCGAAGCGTGCAAGCAGCGCTGGAAACCATCCGACTGAACCAACGTTGGATGGAGAGGAATCTTCCCTCTCTTCGTGAATGGCCTTAA